Genomic segment of Juglans microcarpa x Juglans regia isolate MS1-56 chromosome 7S, Jm3101_v1.0, whole genome shotgun sequence:
AACAGTTTTCCTTGACCTTCTGACATCACTTTCTTAAGCAATTTGGGAATGTTAGACTcataattctctctctcacacacacaagcGCACGCACATACATAGGCATATGTTAGGGTAATGCTGCAGTTTCTGAAATTCGGTCTGGCTACGTTCTAAcaatacacaatatatttccgAAGAACTTTTTGTTCTGAAATATTAATCATCTTCCTTCAATCTGTTCTTTTGGCAGTATGCATTTATGAAGTCTCCATCCTTGTACAGTTGCACATGGGTGTATGTACCACTAAAAgacaatttgtttttatctCTTTCTTTAATGTAGGTGGATCTACTAAGCCGCTTACATTGTCCTTATCTGGGGAATTACTTGGCTATTGTGCTGACCAACACCATAGGCTTCTAATTTTTAAGTTGATGCCCAATGGCACTTTCCAACACCACCTCCACCCCTCTAATAATCAACTTAAGCCTTTGGATTGGGCTACTCGATTGAGGATAGCCCTTGATTGTGCTAGGGCCCTTGAGTTTCTCCACGAGCATTCAATCTCAACCCCAGTTATCCACCGTGACTTCAAGTGCACCAACATTCTACTAGATCAGAATTTCCGCGCCAAGGTGTCGGATTTTGGATTGGCCAAGATGGGTGCAGACAAAATCAATGGTCAGATCTTGACACGTGTGCTCTGGACCACCGGATATCTGGCACTAGAGTGAGTCCTCCGTCACCCTATCATACACCCTTTCTTTCATTATACAGCAATACCAGTGAAAATGCATCGTTAAATACAagcatgcacatgcacatgcgCATGCTAAGGTCATTGTTAGGCAGGACTTCATTTTCCtagcaaaacaaaaattgaaaaatctcaTGAGGACGAAAGTCTACTTTGTACTCATGATTTCATTTCAAATGCCTTTCTATTTATGTATAGGCCTTTAATTgcagatgaaaatattttgaagcaCAAGATAAAGCATTAGCTCTGGAGTTAATTCCATTTTAACATTGTTTAGTTCTTAAATTTCGGATGATGTAGGTATGCTTCCACGGGTAAGCTTACAACAAAATCTGATGTATATAGCTATGGTTGTCACGGCATGTTTGTTCTCCAATTTATGAGCTAACCAACTTCAAATATAACTCTCCTCAATTCATTGAGGGAAAATCTCGATTCAATTACTGTGCTATTGCAGAATTATCCACCTTGCACATACCTGGCCTCTACGTAcctatttaaatattatagtaacGAGAAAACCactttataaagaataaaatactcGATTCAAGATTAGAAACGGAATATgctattaaattttaattattcatcATGGCCCATGAATTTCTTACAACTTCATGGGAAATTATTTAGATCTCAACATACAAACATTACGATTGAGACCCGTAGGTACGCttaaaacatgcatatatatatgcttggaaAAAAGATGACCATAATGTTTTTGTTCTTAGGTGAAGAACTTTTGTATGGTCTCTGGAAAAGCTACATTGGTTGCGCTATAACCCCCATCCACGACTAGGTTGAGCCCACTCACGTACTTGGACTCCTCGCTCGCCAAGAACAACACTGCTTCTGCCAAATCTCCTGCTTCCAAAACTGGCCCTTTCAAATTTGCGGCGGAGGATAAAATCTCTTCCGCCTTTTCCTTCTTGTCTATTCCCATCCCTTTTAGGAATAAAGGGGTGGCCGCACCATATGGTGATATGCAATTGACTCTAATTCCGTACTGACCCAACTCAACACATAAATTCTTTGTTAGTCCCACAACGGCATGCTTGGACGCCGTGTAGCTGTGTGAGGCCAATCCATGTGACTGACTCGCACAGCTTGAGGTGAATAGAATGGTGCCCCTTTTCGCTGGAATCATTACTTTGGCCGCGTGTTTTGCCCCCAGAAATGACCCCAAGACATTCACATCAAAAACAGTCTTGTAATCCTGCTGCTCGTGGTCTAAGATGCTTGCTTTGTTTTGGCCTGTACAGCCTGCATTGTTGAACATTATGTCGAGTTTTCCATGCTTCGACACCGCAGTATTGACAGCATTCTGGACATCAGACTCGCTAGTGACATCGCAGTGGACGTAGGAAATGGCACCATTGATGCTTTTGTCTAGGCAAACTGAGAAACCAAGCTCGTCCTGGACGTCAGCAATGATGACCTTAGCACCATGTTCAGCGAATAGTCTTGCCGTACTCTCGCCAATTCCACTTGCACCTCCGGTTATCAAAGCAACCTTGCCTGCTAATCTGCATATTCCAAATTCTATTACGGGAGATTTCGAAATATCACAACGAATGATTATATAAactatggagagagagagaataattatataaaaggaaattaactCAAATAGGTACCAAAAGCTTTGCTTTTTATTATTACCTCTTAGCAATGGGAGCTAGCAAGGACGATGCGCCGTTCATGATATTTGTTATTGGTTGTGTTGTCGTGGGGAGTGCTAGCTAATTTGATGTGAGGATATGATCTTGTGATCATCTGGGGATGTTTTATAAGGAGAGAACTCAATTGTAGCGGTTCAGAAACGTTACCTGTATGCTGTGTGAATCCCTATTAAAAGTATTGTTGCATGACATCAAGCGTTTGAATAATTACAAGTActctatttgattttgtttttattaattcaaaaataaaaggacTCTGACTATTTCAGATTTGCGATTAATGTAACTTATATAGAAGTCAAACTCTAGACCGCGTCAAgaatcaaaaaagaaaactagaacAATTTAATAGCTcacaattctttaaatttaactaAGTTTTTCTGACTTGAATTGTATTCAAGAGGCCAGACTCATTCCAACAAGatacttatatatacaaaagcacaagaaaaattatatcctTGCCAAATATTACATCAAGATACTTATAATCATTCCTTCCATTAGGCCTATAGGGCCTAGCCTCAGCTGGAAAATTCCAGACATGATATGACACTCTCAGTCcccacttgggattggatgTTGACTAAAGTATtgggacatgtaactcaagACAATATACCCCTATACATGACAATTAAGATGTAATGCATCTATAATgttctagcagtatgcaataaatcacAGCAAAAATTCATGTAAATCTAAGTAAGATTTAAAgcaaatttgtaaaatatttgggTAGTGCTAGTGTGCCGCCCAACTTTGACCGATGGGCGTGCCCAATAGTAcaaatttcactttttattttttttattttctttctttacctttttttaacatatttaaatattttttaaaaatagaaaaacacatcaatacactaatagtcacttccgtAATAAGtaagcaaaataaaaagaataaaaaataagtaaatgcaTGATAGGTCAAAATGAGGTGGCATAATAGCGTTACTCAAACTAATTATCCCAAAAGATTTCATTTTGTTCAAAGTACTTCAAAATAAGTAGTGTTTCTAAATCTCCCAAAACAAGAGGGATCTCCAACAATAAACCATAaacccctttttcttttcttgttttcaattgactaaaatcttcaaaaatccTTCTCAAAACCCTACAAGGTCTTCTCTATTTGGCCTTGTCCTTGTTAAGTATCCTCCTTACCTCTTCAAAAAGTTGTAGCACTTCCGTAATGAATTGGTTGGCAACTTCAAGTCTCTCCAATATGGATAGCTCCGACGAGCTCTCAAAGCTCTTCAGGGCCTCCTTGACTATCCAGGGTGCTAGCCTCTTGTACTCCCCCCATGTTCAGTCCCTGTCCTATACCAACTTCTACTATTTTGAAttgggaatggtagtgaaaattaTCAcgatgagatttcaagaaatctcagtaaggAAACAAAGAACATACAATAGATAACATAGGCATTTAAAGGCAAAccatgaaatgcatgcatggccatGTACTTGACACAAAAAGTTGGCTTCTGCAACTTAACTTTTAgataaaacatattttccatCTTTGCACATTGAATAATATACATGTAAGATATCGTTAACTCCTTGCCTTATTCACTTCTTGTAGCATATAGTTGGGAATCCCATGGCTCCCCTATGAACAGTTGGTTCCCCACTTGTCCGTAGTGATTACGTCATAATCTTTAACTATGCCGCATTTCACATTCGCCTGCACCTCATATGACACGTGTGAGGCatccactagctttaggtgctaCCCCGCTCCAGCATCTTTTCTACAAGGATCTATTCAAGGTCGGTCGACGATGTCGACCCAAGGGCTACCACTCCAatttaaacactctagagtggatatATGAGTTCCACCAGGATATTCCCTCGTCCTAGCATTTTGGGTCGTTATAAAACATGTACAAACTATTTTCTCTGAAACTGATATACAACCCAAATGCTTGTGGCATAAGACTCGcaacacttttcttttcttggaccATATGAATATGTGAATGTCGTGACTCATGTAATCATATAGTCAAACATTGAACATTCAGGTTaaggtttaaaaatattagaagatTTAAATACTCAGTTTACAACATAGGCAAAGCACTCAACTCATACCAAATGGAAAAACAATGTTTAATCCCGTGCATATACATATAGACATGGCATTGAAACTCATAAACCATGTTATAACCAACAACTTGACCTACTATAGTCTAACCATATCTGTAAACATCATAACAAGTAAGCATGGCAAGATCATCTTGTAAATCCATATTCATTGTAAGATATTATCATCAATCAACGAGGACATACAATAGTAAATAAATGCAACATTTATGCAGCATATACAAACATTATCTAAAGTAAGTTGAGAGTCTACTTATAGAAAATTTGAAGAGTTAACAAATAGCAagcttaaaatatattaacaatattagATGAAGACACAAGCAAAAGCCCTAATTTGAGTGGATGCATGTGTGGGAGTGGCTTGTCTAGGGTTTATTCCCTCATGGCTCATGAACTCCATTTCACGACTAGAAGGGTTCCTCCTACATTCGAACTTCACTCATATGGCCAAACACTATAGAGATAAGGGATCCTAGTTTCAACTCAAGAGGGCGATCGTGGCctttttctcttccaaaatCTCATGCTCACATGTATAATGCTAGTGGTGGGTTGGTTCTTCCCTCGGGAAGAAACACTAGCCTTTCTTGAATGTGCATGTGCAAAAGAAAGCATGGATCCAACTTCACTCAACAtggctgtgtgtgtgtgtggatgaaAATGGGCATATGGTTCTTACAGTGCATGTTCCTTCTTGGGTAGATTCACCACTTTCTTCTTCACTCGTGAGATTGGTTAGATAAAGGTGGAGGGTACATGAAGGTGTTTGGTTGGCGAGAAATGATGACAAAAATCACGAGAAAAGGGATTAGGCATGTGGGAGGAGAAGAGAAGCAAGAGTGAGAACTTGAAATTTGTCCAAAAAGACCCTTCCCCCACAAggcctcttcctcttccctagACTTAGGTGGCATGTAGTGTTGGTTCCCTAGGCAACCTTTCCTCTCCTCTATATTTGGGTGGCTCGTGGGTGTTGGTTCCCTATGCATGTGACATGTGGCGTGAGGGTCTTTCCCTAGCCGCCCacctctttctcttcctctcacaaagattcttctagaatctcGATACATGTGTGGATGTCTGCCTTCCCCACGCACCTCTTCCTTTTCCCCATGCGTCTCTTCTAGAAACTCTCATGCTTTCCCTCCATGCATGACAAGTGTCAAACCTTATGGCCGAAGCCCTAGAATTCTCTTGGAGACTTGTGCCTCTGATTTGTAGTGTCCCCATGCACCCCTTCCCTTTCTCAAATCATTGCACTTTGGAACTTACTAAAATTCTATGGGTGGCGTGTGGGTCCTTTGGGTTTATCGAAACCCTAATTTCTCTTACTCCCCTTACCTACTTTTACATCCAGATACAAAGTAACCTAGAGGTAAGTTGTGCACGTGAGACACGTGGCATGTCATTGTTGGCTCTACATAACTAGGCATGTAGTCCCCTTTTTTCCACTTCCATGTCCATGTTCAATGTACATAGAGATATGATGTTAttagttggaaatatttttagttttgttcaagagaaaatattgaatagttaagggaatttttatcatcaacttgggataattgggattctataataagtaagaataaattatgtgggAGCTAgatgaaatcaaacgctctagatctattcttattatcttaaaagtcttaattttaatactctttttttcaatttagtttagataatatattctttaaattttgattttccaaagtaattaatttagtaaattttagTACTCGATAGCATAATTAATCCTTGTGGATTCAAcacccattttctttaaaaatactttatttattgttacgattctgtgcattTGCAGATATTTTCAGCACAACAAGTTTTTGGCACCGTTGCCGGGGATtacttatttgttattgatattgatactagctagatttttactacttttgattttattttataggtttaaattatatctcagtttgattttttcttttcaggaattAGAAGTGAATGACCCGATCTAAATAATTAGAGCATACACTTTTCAATCCCGCGATTGAAAGAACTTTACGTcggattaataaagaaaaaaagaaagaggtcaTCGCATCTAAAATTAATATGGTCGACCAGGAGCACAAGGCGTTATGAGACTATGCTATGCTCTCTGTCAATGAGGCGACATCTAGTATAAGACATTATAACATCCCGCTCCCTaataaagacatttttagaatttttggagaGATAGTGTGccactaaacttgaacttatgacttttctttttaacaacgcGCTAGATGcaaaagattctataaataaaacaaactttaataaatacttaaaattcaaaatagagtCTAAGAAAGCACTTACTTAAAAAGATACGacagtctcatgtgcttatcagaataatttatttaaaccttaaatcataaaCTAAACATGACATctatctaggcctctgcctcgcctcctaTGGTTGACCCatgtgagttagggttagcccatgtgagttagggttagcgaatctaagtagattctaaTTCGGCCTATGGCCGCGgtttgtggaatccatacataaggaagacatactgagTGCACTAGCAGCATGTACGATCTAGCAATGCAATATGCTCATAACATAAGtaccattttcatatcataacataggccgttacatatcttataattcatatttcatcataatcatacttgcatatttgtcatatcatagatttcaaaagaaatcgtATACATACTTGTTAtatcttgtcatatcatatcatagatttcgaATGAAATcgcattttttcataaatgttgtgatacatgtttcctcacataaaatcatgatttttcataatttttttgatgtataaatctttacataaaatcatgcatgacttgccataaattattttaatacataactcacataaaatcatgacatttcataaatctttcgatgcataactcttttcataaaatcatgaattttcataaataacttaGTGCATAAttcttcacattaaatcatgaattttcataattttatcaagtattgggtacgtaaaaaggggcttccaatggagggtgtacatgcataatatttttataaaagatatgttGTTTACCGTACATACATATAGGGGTATGATCATGTTACTTACCTTGCAACGCTAATACATTATTTTCAACACGTaatcggtcgcctataaaataaacatgtaatttgcataaatttataattaaacatgtgattttatttaaaatctaaagtAGTAAATAATCTATATTTCGTAAACCTAAAATcctcaaaaactctaaaatattttacctTTCGCATAATTTCACAATTATCAGATGATTAACTTTAAAATACTATCAAGCCCAAGTATCTTATTTATCCTAATTTCTGCCATCGACATGTCACTTAGAAATAATACTCAAAAACTTATTGTCGTCCAACATCTATTTTCTCTTAGTTTTTACTATAGGAACCCATCACACTAATAAATAGACCATTCTATCAACACTAATTGAGCATGGGTACTCTTGTAATTTACCATAACacacttcataatatttcatggTATAGGTATATAAATCTTATGGAATGGCCTTACTCGAGAGGTAGTGCAAGTGGGCAGTGGCTTACCATGATCAACAACTAGCAGTGGCTCATGGCTGGGCGCAGTGGCAACTCCGGCGAGTGGGCGACTATgcaactgagagagagaaagagagagagagagagagttctgagagagagagagagagacgaagactgagagagttgagatgaatGAGAAGGAGAGGACACGGTGTGAGGGAGAGGAGGCAAGTTAGGAAGAGAAAGGACGGTGGGATTTTCACCGTGGGTTCTGGGGCCGTGCTACCATGCTTGGAGATGTTGACTACTATGGTGGTGTAGGGTGGTTCACGGCTGGGCAACTTGTAAAGGGAAGAGTCGTGGTCTATCTTCGGATGCAAGCACAAAGGTCCTTCGGTGAGGTTGAGGGTGTTGATGAATTGCTAGGCGTGGAGGGCCAACCCGTGTAGTGGTCATTGGCATAGAAAGCAACTGGTCAAGGTGCTTGCTGGACAATACATAAGAAAGAGGTGGTGGCTCGACATGGGATAGTGGCAATTACGGACCGTGACACAGTCTACATCTTGGGCTGTATTCACATTCTTCTTCCTACTCGTGGTGGTGATCAGCTTCATCTAGGAGACAACTGAGTGAAGGTTCATGGTTTGCCCAAGTGTTGGGCAGTGCTTGTGATTATCTCGTGGCATTGCTGTGCAAGGGCCGACATAATGGAGCTGGGTAACGTGAGGGCTACTCCGTTGGTTACTGGTGGCTTTCGTTGGCCGTGTGACGGGTTATgtaaggaaaaacaaaatgaaagtggggctctatatatagaccaatgGAAAACCCGAATGGTGAAGAAAGAGAGACGTACGTGTATGGGATCAGAGGAACTAGTTCCGTGCGTggttgaaatttatgaaagGAATCTGATAgctaggagttttattatgaaaaggaaaatagaaaagtaaTAGTGTTTGGAGTCTAACACTCACGTGCTTcgacgtttaaaaaaaaaagaacaataatgGAGCCTTAACACTGGGTTCAATTAAATATAACATTCTGATAAATTCTTTTATAGACTTTAACTcatttatagtatataataaaattagccatcatttatccctaaaaatataggatcAAGTCGTTACAGGCAGCCAGTtatacaagccaataacttcAAGATCAAGTcggccatcattcaaatgattcaacaaactGTCTAGTTTGGGGGGCTGTCCCAAAAGgatcctaatgtccatattgcaaatttcttaaaaatttgtgatacttttaaataCAACGGAGTGATAGATGATGCGATTCAATTGagatttttcctttctcacttaGGGAAAAAGCAAAAGTTTGGTTGAACTCTTTGCCACCCGACATCATCACCACTTGGGAGGAGTTGACGCAAaaattcttagcaaaatatttccctccAGCCAAGACATCAAAGTTAAGGAATTGTATCACTACATTGACCcaatttgagggtgaatcattataCGAGGCATGGGAGGGATTTAGTGCACAAGTGTCCACATCACGACCTCCCAACCTGGCTTTAAGTATAGACATTTTACAATGGTTTGGGACCTAAAAATCGTTCTATGGTTAATGCGGCTACAAGaggagcattaatgagtaagacccATGAAGCCACATATGAACTTCTAGAAGAATTGACATCCAACAACTATCAATGGTCTACGGAGATAGCAGTGCCAAGAAAGACAGCTAGAGTTTTGGAACTTGATTCTATTACCACATTGGCAGCACATTTGGCAAATCTATCATAATAACTAGGTAAGATGAACGTTAAtgttattcaaactaatgttgtttgtgatcattgcgaGAGAAATCATTCAAGCatagattgccaagtggggaatctGTTTGCCCAACCGAGTTATAAACAAGCCCATTATGTGTCCAATTTCCAACTtcaaaataatccttattcaaaTACGTTCAATCCCTGATGGAGAAATCACGATGGAAAGATGGAGAGGGAGTGATCGCGGCATGTGGAAGAA
This window contains:
- the LOC121240317 gene encoding secoisolariciresinol dehydrogenase-like; the protein is MNGASSLLAPIAKRLAGKVALITGGASGIGESTARLFAEHGAKVIIADVQDELGFSVCLDKSINGAISYVHCDVTSESDVQNAVNTAVSKHGKLDIMFNNAGCTGQNKASILDHEQQDYKTVFDVNVLGSFLGAKHAAKVMIPAKRGTILFTSSCASQSHGLASHSYTASKHAVVGLTKNLCVELGQYGIRVNCISPYGAATPLFLKGMGIDKKEKAEEILSSAANLKGPVLEAGDLAEAVLFLASEESKYVSGLNLVVDGGYSATNVAFPETIQKFFT